The DNA sequence GGCAGCCCCAGAGGCCACGCCCGCCGCCTCTGGGCCCAGCTAACGGGCGGCCGGCCCAGGCCGAGCCCGAGCCGGAGCGCCTGAACCGGCTCCCAGAAGCACCCGGGCGAGAGCCCCCACCCAGGAGGAGGGAGCACGGCGAGGAGGACGTGGATGACGACGAAGAGCAGCGACAAGGTTCCAGAGAGGTGGAGCgagcggaggaggaggaggaggaggaggaggaggaggaagaggagtcaTGGCCTCCTCGGAGCGAGAGGGTGGAGccgaggaggagggaggaggtgaaCGGAGGGGAGAAAGGCGCCCAGTGGATGTGGGAGCAGGAGCAGCGGCATAGGCGACGGCGGCGACGGCGGCACGACgacgaagaggaggaagaggagaacaaCAACAGTGGAGGGGAGGGACGGGTAGGGGCAAGCCTGCATCCCGGGGAAGACGGCCGCCGACCCgaggacggagagagggaggaggaggatatGGACCAGGAGAGTGATGAGTTTGAACAGTCGGACGACAGTGGgagggaggaagatgaggaggtagaggaagacgaggagggagaggaaggcctccacaccccctccctcagGACCAGTGTGTCAGACCCTAATGATAACACAGACCACCTCTCAGGACGACAGAACCAAATCTCATCCTCATCTCATCAAACACATCCTCAGGTAAGGTTTCAGTTAAGACCTTACCCAAACACGCCTACCTGGTCCAGCACATTTCCGGTGACAGGAACTGACATCGGTTGTCTTAATGCCGTTGTAATGAACTTCTGTCCTGTACTAGCTGAGTGCTGGACCAGTTGAGTAACGTTGCCAGGTCTTATGGCTGTGCCTTCAAATGATATCTTTAGGTTTTGAGTTTTTCGGCTTTAGCTTCTAACATGCTTGTAAAGATTTATAAATCCAGTTAGCATTGCTGGATAGAACTAATTCAGTGGTGCCGGTTTGTGGCGTATGTCACCCTCTACTGGACATACTGTGCATTAAGACAGCAGCACATAAATATAGAATTGCTTGACATGTGGTCCAGGCCATGTCATCTTGGGTGCCTGTGTCCGTTTATAAAGGAATACGTTTTACATAAATTTTTTTGCTATTTGATTTAGCTCAAGCAAGCTAGACGTGTGTTATGTAGATGTACACGTTGATCATTCTTAATTACAAAGACCAGTCTATATTTGTGCTCCTGTATGAATTTCAattcccagacacacacacacacacacacacacagagagagagagagagagagagagacagccagccacTCTAACTATGCGTGACATGTCCTTAATGAGCGATTTATAGCTTTCATGCACTCGTCCTGGTATAttcctgtctccctgctcacacacGTTCCAAAAGACTCTCAGCTTTCTGTTGAGTTATGAGCAGGTTTCTAAATTCTCACCTCCAAGTGCACTTGTTTATCTGTTCTTAGATGTGTGGGGACCGTGTGTAGCGTGCAGGTTTTATATATCCAACCCACTCCTAGGCTTCCTTGTGACTGCGTGGCCTGTGGCTCACCGCTCCGAATAGCCTGTTTCTTGCCTGCAGGCCAGGCTGTTTTGGCCTGTTCCGGGGAAGCCCCTGTTTTGTACATGAGGCCAAAGTGCTAGTCCAGCCTCCACTGGTGAAACCTCCGACCTTCAGTCTGTGACCTCACTATGTTCATTTATGGGTGATACTCTTTAGAAATGAAACGTATTCCTGCTTCTGTCATTTCGTGGTACCGTGCACTTGTAGTGTTTGACTGTGGACTGGTTGGATTAATTACTGAGAGTTTTAATGTAAGCTGTAGTTGTTTCTGCTGTCATGTTAAAAATGGCTGCCACCCAATGGCTGCTGGGGTTTGTATTTCCTTTGATTCCTTCACAAAGTTCCTTTCTGTGTAGTCCTTAAGTCTCCTGGCCTTCATGTAATGATAATTAAGACATATTAAGCCACAGTGGTTGTTTCTGTACAGGGAGGTGTGCATGGGACCTCCTCCTGTATAATCCCACTGCCTGAAAATAGGGAAGGGAAACCACTTCTCTTAGCCGCAGCATGGCTTTCCCTACCAAAAAAAGGTGGGGGGTGGCCCAAAGGGCCATGGATTTTATTGCTCCTATTCACGAGTCCGTCTGGTTGTCTTTCTGCTCGGTGGGGGCTGTTGTCGCTGAGCAGTGACCTTAACACATGCCTTCCCTGCCACCGATGAGATGGAGGTTTTCTGCTGAGCCATGAgtcagtcagacacacacacacacacacacacacagagagagagagagagagagagagagagagagagagagagagagagagagagagagagagagagagagagagagagagagaagaaaagactCTCCCCCAGTGTACCATGCGAGTGGGCCATGGAGGCAGTGAGTTACTTAAGAGTTGGAAAGTGGGAgtatttctgtgtgagtgagagagacacgagtggggagagggagggagagagagagagagtgcataaGCAGACAGATTTTCCTCAAGCTGCTCTGCATGTCCTATAGCGTGTCAGAACTGACGTGCGTGCTTGTCACCGTGGCGCACTGGAACACCCAGTAGCAAACAATCCagagctgctctgtctgcttctgtctTGCTGTCGGAGGCTGAGTGGAGTCCTGTATGAGCCAGGATGGGGAATCGCAGCATGAAGAAGGTGGCTGTGCTGCTGGTGAGTGAGGGACTGAGGAGAACACCTGAGCAAATGCGTGCGTGCCACTAGACCGGCTTGGTTTGTGCTGGAGGTGTATTAGAGTTGGCGCTGTGAGGAATGGGACTGTCAGCCTTGCTTGGATACAGTCGTCAGAAGGTTTGTTGGGATCAGCCTCGACCAGGCACTTTTGTGGGTTGTTATGGTTCTTTCGGTGCTCTTTTAGTCTTCATTTGCACACATGGTAAAGAGAGAATTGCAGGTAACTTAATCTGGTCTGTGTTGCTGCTGTGGCACTCAACAGATTGGATAAAATACAGACCCATGAGCAAAGCTGCTGTTCTGTTCCTTGTTGGACGATTTTTTAAGCGTGACCACTGTATGGAGTCAGGGACTATAAGGGTTAGGTAGTTTTTTGAATATTGTTTCACGATTTGTTTTGGTTGATTAAATATAGATTCTTAATGAATTCTTTCCTAGATTGAACTCGTACATCTGTCTCTATGCATATTTAATCTGCATAATACTAGttcattgtcattattattgattttgtatatcaattaaaattaaaattgaatcaaattaaatgtaattaaatggaATAGTTTGTTCCCCGTTGGCAAAGTTTAACATTAATCTTTTCACTTATCACCCATATTTAAAGGTATTGTTTACATGTGGAGCATTATTTCTCTCAAGATGTTTATCATAATTACAATGAAtcttttatatattcatattgtaattgtctttaaataaaataggaGTGATGTTGAATCGCTACCTTGCGAATGGAATCAAATCAGGGGCCTTTGCAGATACCCAACCCTGCTGAGGACTAGAGGTTTTCAGGACATCTTTTGCAATggcattatttttttatttgggcTTCGAATGTCCCCATACCATCACCTGACGCCCTGATATTCGGAAGGAATATGGTCAGTCCAGAATGTGTTCACAACTTTAACCACATCAAGATCTGGCACTTCTCAACCTTATTATTTTAAGTGCTGCAAACCCCTGTCAGTGGTGACTCAGATTAAGTGAGGACCATGGATTGTGCAAGTGAGTCTCTTTTCTAGAGCAAAAAAATATCTACTAGATGAAGAAAAATCTGCTTGTGAATGTAGGTCTGCCAGGAGACTGCAAATGCCTCTGAATTCACCGGTCTCAGTTTTCAGCCCTTCGTAAGGAAGTGGGGAAACTCACAAAGTAATGCTACATTTTGTATTCAGTAGACAGCACAACTCTGCTCTTATTTATGAAGCCCAGATGTTTGGGCCTTGGGTAGTTTGTTGGTATCTTTTTAGACTTTGCATGCATTTTGAGTGCATAAAGGGACATAAAGGGAGTTCATGACTCACCTTTATTCTGAGtcgtgtcccccccccccccttctgctCCACAGAAGGTATGCACTAGCGTTAATGCTGATCTGCTCTGCGTAAAATTTGGGTGTAGCATCGGAGTCTAAATGCTTTATCGCCAGAATCGTTGTTTAACATTTGCTAGCTGAATCTGTCGATTGACTGCCTGCGTCCTTGGTACTGAATGTCTTGTTGGTGCACCTGAGTGTAAGGGTAAGGGCTGACTGGTGGAATGTGTAAGCAAGTTTTCTAGCTCTGAGACCACATTGACGGGTGCGTGGTGGTCCGTGGATGGACAGCTTTTCCCACTCTATCTGCATCTGCATGGCCTGCGCTTCTCCTTCATACTCTGATTATCACAGTCTTTATCTAACTGTTTAGATAGCAGGCAATGCAAGTCATATCATATCCTCCacctgttctgtttctttcatgCCTTATTTATATTCTGGTTTGATCCCTGCTGGCAATCAGAAAAGATTTTTCCAAGCCTTGTTCATCTTTTATAGATGTTTTCTAGATAATGTCTATCTGATGTTGCTAAATGTAACTGTAGATTAATCAAGTGTTATGCTGAAAGCTGGTCTTTCCATTTGTAGTTAGTGTCTGTACTGAGCAGTCATTCTCCCTCCATTCATTCACAGGTTCACTCCTTATTACCCAAAGcattcttaattttttttttctgggtatCTTGGCTACCTTTctatattagaaatattaaatataattgatTAAGAAATTTagtgaataatttattaatatgtttccccccccccatgtatGTTTGTCTTAAATGGCCAACTCTAAGCGAGAGTGGTAAGACCATATCCTGGAGGGAATCTTTTAGCCCTTCTGGTCTGTGTGTGATATACTCACCATATGTTCCTTGTAGCACAGAACAGAGTCTACACACACCATATCAGCTCAATTTTAAACATCAACTTTCTCCAGATTGTTCCAGGGACCATCAGCTGCCTTTTCGCCAAGATCCAGTTCTCCAGTTGTTTCCCGCATCCGTATTCTGCAGCACAGAGAAACGGATGTCATTCAAATGACGGTTCAAATGTGGCATGTGGACTTGGTGGTGAGTGTTGGGTGGACTTGGATGGTGAATGTTCcttaaatattttagaaatcATGGAGAAGCTTTTTCCCTCTCAGGTTCACAAATGGGGCTTAACGAGTACCTGAAGTTGCGCAGGGACACTGAGCGGTACCGTGCATCGGCCTCTCTGAGAAGAGAGGCATTTCTGTAGATAGGTGCATGTGAGTGTGGTTGGCTTATCGGAGCAGgaataaacatgttaaaaacatttacatgctAGCATGGGAATGCCCAGAGGAAAAACTTGCAGAACATCCTTTATTAAGCTCTAGTCTGCTATTCTAATTTGCTATGTCTGGTTAGGGTTCCTCCTTCTTGTTTCTTCTTCTAAACCAGCAGttctggttttgtgtttgtgaaatggTTCGCTTGGAGAAGCAGTTTTGAAGCAGTTGAACTGTTCACCCTCTGCTGCGAGTTCATCCCATCCTGTGTCTGTTTACTGTGGTGGTCATTATTTATCCGAACGAAGCATTTAAATTTGATCACAACACATTCAAAATAGGTTTAAGTCTCATGTTATGTGATGTAAATTTGATTATGATAATATATCATGCTATCATGAGTCACCAGAGTTTGATATGTGCATGGTATTAACACCAAGCTACTTTTGTCATCGTCGTAAATCATTTTTAGCATGTCTTAAAGGCCCAGACCCCTGGATGCCTGTATGTTCATCCTCAGAGGGTCACAGGACTGCacaggttagtgttttgtcttgaACAAGCACTAAACTGCCTCCTGACTGATCATACAATGTGCTTTGCTTCAACAGTGTAGTTTACTTTCTGGTGGTGAGTGTCTGGACCACCATTAGGGCAGTAGCTATCAggctataaaaaaatatttaaaaatgctgcTTGGAAGTGAACTTAGCAAATAAAtgctgtgtacttgtgtgtattcatctgtccgtgtgtgtgtgtgtgttttgggctcATCTTGCTTGCCTGAATGACTGGTCTGAAATCAGTTAATGGAGCACGACCCGATCAGAACATGCTCCCCACCACTCGCACCCCTGTGTGCGCATTTGCTGCCACTAGTTTGACCAGGGGCCTTTGGCTCACAGCACTCCAAAAACATATTCAGCAGTGCTGAATATTAAGGATATGAAAGGTTTAAGAGGACTTAGAGCTGGCCTAAGTAGGTGAGCTACACCAGTAATGGCAGTTTACTCTTGAGCCCAGTGTTATTAAAACTGACATGATTTGTGTTCTTTTAAGGCATAGTAGTAgaaacacgcacatacacactcaatcACTAACTAGCTCTGCAAGTCTCTTGAgtaagaacaaacacacacacacacacacacacacacacctgggtaGGTAGGGCAGGAGAACTCAGGCACTTCCTTCCTGAGCCATGAGCTTCAGCATCACAGGAAGAGGATTGAATCTTTTATAGCTCCACGAAATCAAGTATGCCCTTTCTGAAGGCACAACACAGTCTGCCGCCATTGTAATCTGGCTCCTGGGTTCCTCATGTCTCGCAGCTCAGGGCACCTTTCTGTAGTTCActtggtgtctgtctgtctgaacacTTGTTCTATGTTTGGATTCAGTTGCATACATGCGCATACCtgtgggtggttgggtgggtgggtctgACTGAGAGAGCATACTTTAATGGGCTGGCTTTGATGTGTCTTATGGGTAGGCAGGCTGGCACTGTTTGCAATGTAGCAGTATGTTTCCGAACACATTATATGAAAGCACACTGTGCATCCCAAATGGCACATACAGTTGATGGGCTAAATGACCAGCATCATGCACATGTGCAGTAAAACCAAACAATCTTATACACCAACCGCCAACCCAGGCCACTCCCCTAGCCTCTACCACACACCTCCCTCTACCCAGACACCTCCTTCTACCCTATACCCTGGCCCCTTCACCTACCCTCTACCACACACCTCCTTCTACCCTATACCCTGGCCCCTCCACCTACCCTCTACCACACACCTCCTTCTACCCTATACCCTGGTCCCTCCACCTACCCAGGCTTGTCATGTTCTCATGCTACTGTCGTTGTGCAGTCCTCATCTCTTGTTCACTGCCTGCTCTGCTGCAGGGGCTAAGTGTCctgtgcttatgtgtgttttaatattggGCCATCTTGCCCTGGAACTGGCTAGCACTGATGTTAACATCCTACTGAAATCTATATTGAATAAGTTGAAATGAACTGCAACATAATCCGGATAGGCTGTCCTTGCTGGCAAAGTATTCTGTTGTAATTTAGCCACAATAATTTTTAAATCAACTGCTTGTAATTCATAATACTAAGATTGTATCTTCTTATCTGCTCCCAGCTATGAGGATGGAACTTGTGTAGTGCAACTTGAAACCACTGAATGGCCCATTCAGGGTTCATTAGATGAAGAGGGATGGGCCTTATAATgtgatgtgtatttatttaaaaaaagagagagagagagagagagagacggagagagacggagagcgagagagagagagagacagacagagagcgagagagagagacagacagagagcgagagagagacagacagacagacagagagagcgacagagacagagatggagacagagagcgagagacagacagagagagacagagttcaAAGGTAAATAAACAGGATTTGGAGAACAACATTTCTGTTCAACATATTAAATCatgactgaattattaatctgAATGATTGATTAGATTTTGCATTAGCAGTTTTGCTTTCTCTGATGGCTTGTGTTTAGTGCTATTCATTTTGACCGTAGGTTATGGTTTTGATGCATCAGGAAGCAGAATAAAcactaatttattaatttataactTTGCTTTGCTGCACTTCTGATGGAGTCAGTGTTGGGTTAAATCCTTTCATAGCGCATTATTATGTTATTGTCGCCAGTGAAGGCAGCTAGCAGAATCTGCAACGTTTGTCAGAACTTCCCTGGctcgcgtgtgggtgtgggtgtgggtgtgtgggtgtgggtgtgtggggctAGATTTGATCTGTTTCTGACACTTTTCTGCTAAATCTGGCCCAGATAATGGAAGCTGCGGTGTGCTGTGGTTTCCAGCGGGAGCTCCACAGTTGCACCATCTGCACTGGGTTCTGCCAGAAATCCCACTCTGTGGTCTCACATTACACTTCTTAGCTTGACTCAGATCTCTTCAGGGTCCATCCTCGCAACCATGCTAAGAATCAGTGCGTGCCAATTATCTGCAAGAGATCTTTCTCCCCTACCCCCGTTCATgaattacaatatataataaaactcAAAACTTTTCGTTGAGTTTTTCATATGGTTTGTATGGAGTTCACTTATGTTAGTTGGGACCTTTCTATTGTGCTGCGCTGTTCTATTAAGCTGTGTGTCTCCCTTGTCCATGACTCCAGTCCTATTTGGTTTTAACTAATAAGAAGTATACCTGTGTTCTACTTTCATCCAGCTGTGAAGGTTTAACAggtttaaatttatttaaacaatacaaAGGTGTAGGATACTCCCTCAGGGCAAAACATCTAAATAATGGCTATATAACTAGATATTTAAGGCTAGAGACAGAAGCTTCATGCACTGCAAGTCCAGATTagtttgattattattttaggTTTGATGTCAAGGAAAAGTTAAGACTTAtttatattgaaataaatacacCCGTACAGATGTCTTTCACTGTACTGGTTTGTGCTTGTAGACataatgcagaaatgaaaaaaaatattcaaatggtttgaagctgtgtttgtttatttatttatttatttatttatttatttatttatttatccttttttttgtgtgtgtaattattaaGCCTCATTTTTGGCCAATTTTGACAGCACTGTGCCATGCACAGACAAGCAGATGTGCTGTAGCTCAGGATCCCTCCATGCCATGCGTGCGAGTATGTATATGTCTGATGACTAGAGGCAGACTCTCACAGTGAGAGTGAATCATATTAGATGTActgtaatgtagtgtaggtTGTACTCTTAATATGTTAATTAACATTCAGTTGGGCACTGAGTGTGGGTTGGAATATCAGTGCAGGTTTAAGTGATTGCGTGTTTGGCATATGGTTACACGAGTAACCCATATCACACCTATCGGATGCCTAACATCTTATTTCAAGGGGCTAATGTAATTCCAGAGAAAAGACACACTGGAATACTATATTGTTGGTGCTCAGGGTCTGTGGCTTACAAATTTCTGCTGATTTTCCAGCATTTTAGTTAAAGCTTCTTATTATAATCACTATACATTAGAAGTTTAACTTTGATTTCACTGTCTGTGCATTGGATAGGCTGCAGCTGTTATGGCAGCAAGACAATATTTAAAGAGTTGTCAATGTTTGTGCGTAAAAGCTCTCCTCAGTGGTTAACTCTGCCTCTCTTGGAACTTTCCTATTGGAGTCCTGGAAATGGTTGCTACGCAACTCCCATTATTTCTCCTGTCGCCGTGGGGATAAGGTAAAGGAAAATAGTTGGATGATGGCGCAGGTGAACCACAGCTGTAGGCTGCGGTGGTGCCTTTATCATAAATGttttggtggtttttttttggttttggttgtATCAAATAGGAGTTATCTCCATCTCTGCCTTCATTTTCAtgccttaaacactttttcccTTCAACA is a window from the Electrophorus electricus isolate fEleEle1 chromosome 9, fEleEle1.pri, whole genome shotgun sequence genome containing:
- the LOC113582226 gene encoding zinc finger and BTB domain-containing protein 47-like, with translation MWEQEQRHRRRRRRRHDDEEEEEENNNSGGEGRVGASLHPGEDGRRPEDGEREEEDMDQESDEFEQSDDSGREEDEEVEEDEEGEEGLHTPSLRTSVSDPNDNTDHLSGRQNQISSSSHQTHPQTQSPNCLEEKQQSWTEVSL